Proteins encoded by one window of Synechococcus sp. MVIR-18-1:
- a CDS encoding bi-domain-containing oxidoreductase — MSGLGLIGLLTAQLLQAQGCRVLGLDPDSSKCDLAEGLGVKALNLRSGTDPVAWCLEHTDGIGVDGVLITAATSSSEPMHLAAQSCRQRGRIVLVGVTGLELRRDLFYKKELSFQVSCSYGPGRYDPAYEQQGHDYPIGFVRWTEQRNFQAVLHALATGALRTEQLISHRFPIEQASDAYQLLSSPEPSRGILLHYTETANPKQRVVDLPAASESLAPSQPLLSVIGAGNYSSRMLIPAFAKVGAHFHTLAASSGIGPVQVGRKFGFRHASTDIPALLADSRTNSVVIVTRHDSHAALVQQALDAGKHVFVEKPLCLTIEELAAIEAAHTGHSLLMVGFNRRFSPLLLDLQQQLSRLQGPKAFVYTCNSGAIPADHWIQNPAAGGGRLLGEACHFVDLLRHLAGSPIQELQLINAADCKLCPDTFSLQLRFGDGSIGTVHYFANGSKAFPKERLDVFCDGKVLQLDNFRKLKAWGIPGFRTRRLVSQDKGQEACCAAFLKAIEIGGSPPIPTGELFEVQRWLLQAVNQ; from the coding sequence GTGAGTGGTCTTGGGTTGATCGGGCTTCTTACAGCTCAGTTGTTACAGGCTCAAGGTTGTCGAGTACTGGGCTTGGATCCAGATTCGTCTAAGTGTGACCTTGCAGAAGGCCTTGGTGTAAAGGCCCTCAACTTACGCTCTGGTACCGACCCGGTTGCTTGGTGCCTGGAGCACACTGACGGTATTGGTGTGGATGGCGTGTTGATTACCGCTGCCACTTCCTCCAGTGAGCCGATGCATCTTGCTGCCCAGTCCTGCCGCCAGCGAGGCCGAATCGTTTTGGTTGGCGTAACGGGCCTCGAACTTCGCCGCGATCTTTTTTACAAAAAGGAGCTCTCCTTCCAGGTGAGCTGCTCCTACGGACCCGGTCGTTATGACCCGGCCTATGAGCAGCAGGGCCATGACTACCCAATCGGATTTGTGCGCTGGACCGAGCAGCGCAACTTCCAGGCTGTGCTTCACGCCCTTGCCACCGGCGCTTTGCGAACTGAGCAGTTGATCTCCCATCGCTTCCCGATCGAGCAGGCCTCTGATGCCTATCAGCTGCTCAGTAGCCCTGAGCCTTCCCGCGGGATACTGCTGCACTACACAGAAACAGCAAATCCTAAGCAGCGTGTTGTTGATTTGCCAGCTGCTTCAGAATCGTTGGCCCCAAGCCAGCCGCTACTGAGCGTGATCGGTGCCGGTAATTACTCCAGCCGCATGCTGATACCCGCTTTCGCAAAAGTTGGCGCACATTTCCACACCCTGGCCGCCTCTTCGGGCATTGGACCAGTGCAAGTGGGGCGAAAGTTCGGCTTCCGTCACGCCAGTACTGATATCCCCGCCTTGCTGGCGGATTCCAGAACTAACAGCGTGGTAATTGTCACCCGCCACGACAGTCACGCCGCCCTGGTGCAGCAGGCTCTGGACGCTGGCAAGCACGTTTTCGTGGAGAAGCCGCTCTGCCTTACTATTGAAGAACTCGCTGCTATCGAAGCCGCCCACACGGGCCATTCGCTGCTGATGGTGGGTTTCAATCGTCGCTTTTCGCCGTTGCTTCTGGATCTGCAGCAGCAGCTCTCTCGGCTGCAAGGACCTAAGGCTTTCGTGTACACCTGTAATTCCGGTGCAATCCCCGCCGACCACTGGATCCAGAATCCAGCCGCCGGTGGCGGCCGACTGCTCGGTGAGGCCTGCCACTTTGTAGATCTGCTTCGCCACCTGGCCGGCAGCCCCATACAAGAACTGCAGTTGATCAACGCCGCCGACTGCAAACTCTGCCCTGATACTTTTTCGCTGCAGCTGCGCTTCGGCGATGGTTCGATCGGCACCGTGCACTATTTCGCTAACGGCAGCAAGGCATTCCCTAAAGAGCGCCTCGACGTATTCTGCGACGGTAAAGTGCTGCAGTTAGATAATTTCCGCAAACTAAAGGCTTGGGGAATTCCTGGCTTTCGTACTCGCCGTCTCGTGTCGCAAGACAAAGGCCAAGAAGCCTGTTGTGCTGCTTTTCTTAAAGCGATTGAAATCGGCGGGTCACCCCCGATTCCAACTGGCGAGCTCTTTGAGGTGCAGCGTTGGCTGCTGCAGGCGGTAAACCAATGA
- the wecC gene encoding UDP-N-acetyl-D-mannosamine dehydrogenase: MTTCCILGLGYIGLPTAAVLARSGHRVVGVDVNSEVVATVNQGQIHIVEPDLDRAVADAVASAALSAQSTPVPADVFLIAVPTPFSSRADGIPQPNIDYVLAAARAIAPVLRPGNLVLLESTSPVGTTEKVVEEMSKIANLDFDHIHVAYCPERVLPGRILQELISNDRVIGGFTSAAAEAGKAFYATFCQGELLTTSARTAELVKLTENSFRDVNIAFANELSLVCNHLEINVRELIRLANHHPRVNVLQPGCGVGGHCIAVDPWFIAAAAPHCTPLIQTSRHVNDGKGRWVIEQVQARAAALEDKLGRTARVGCLGLSFKPDVDDLRESPALHITTELLVAGLDVLACEPNLHDHPTIKLHSLQQVLAKADLLVFLVAHTPFRNLDLGGRTVFDLCGVTEQA, translated from the coding sequence ATGACAACGTGCTGCATCCTTGGCCTCGGCTATATAGGCTTGCCTACTGCTGCTGTGCTCGCACGTTCTGGCCATCGGGTGGTCGGGGTGGATGTGAACTCCGAGGTTGTGGCCACTGTGAATCAGGGCCAGATCCACATTGTGGAGCCCGATCTCGATCGTGCTGTAGCTGATGCCGTTGCCTCCGCTGCCCTCAGCGCTCAGTCCACACCGGTGCCAGCCGATGTCTTCCTGATCGCCGTGCCAACCCCGTTCAGCAGCCGGGCTGATGGTATCCCCCAGCCCAACATCGACTACGTGCTTGCTGCAGCTCGTGCAATCGCGCCTGTTCTTCGTCCGGGCAATCTCGTACTTCTGGAATCCACCTCACCGGTGGGCACCACTGAGAAGGTGGTGGAAGAGATGAGTAAAATTGCTAATTTAGACTTCGATCATATCCACGTTGCCTACTGCCCTGAGCGGGTGCTGCCAGGCCGGATCTTGCAGGAACTGATCAGCAACGACCGTGTGATCGGAGGCTTCACTTCAGCAGCAGCAGAAGCAGGCAAGGCTTTTTATGCCACCTTCTGCCAAGGCGAATTACTCACCACTAGCGCCCGCACCGCCGAGCTGGTAAAGCTCACTGAGAACAGCTTCCGCGATGTGAACATCGCCTTCGCCAATGAGCTCTCGCTGGTGTGCAATCACCTCGAGATCAATGTGCGTGAGCTGATCCGCCTAGCCAACCACCATCCTCGAGTGAATGTGCTGCAGCCCGGCTGCGGTGTTGGAGGCCACTGCATCGCCGTGGATCCCTGGTTTATTGCCGCCGCAGCCCCCCATTGCACACCTCTGATTCAAACTTCACGCCACGTGAATGACGGCAAGGGCCGATGGGTGATCGAGCAGGTTCAGGCCCGCGCTGCAGCCCTGGAGGATAAACTTGGTCGTACTGCTCGTGTCGGCTGTCTGGGCTTGTCTTTTAAGCCGGATGTGGACGATTTGCGTGAATCTCCCGCTCTGCACATCACCACTGAGCTGCTCGTTGCTGGCCTCGACGTCCTCGCCTGCGAGCCCAACCTCCACGACCACCCCACCATCAAGCTCCACAGCCTCCAACAGGTGCTCGCCAAGGCTGATCTGCTGGTGTTCCTCGTGGCCCACACCCCTTTCCGCAATCTTGATCTCGGCGGCCGCACTGTGTTTGACCTCTGCGGTGTGACCGAGCAAGCGTGA
- a CDS encoding alginate lyase family protein gives MRVLSQLRTSKQLGWRNCAAVFAHRVALRAGLYEHQLPLMPCPIPELLNGQPQPAPLSSDFWPVTSRKQCLAVADALLSGTATWFSHESYAVGSPPDWFLDPASSQRFQDGAQHWSRCRPFFGADIKRCWELSRWGWAPLLIRAWRLSGDQRYRDGFNSWCQSWCQVNPVNGGSNWLCGQEASIRLLHALQAWQLADAPAQLPDSSSQRAAFAAAHLQRIAATERYAQAQDNNHWTSESAALFIGGSWLAASAGPHAAAGRRWAAEGRRALERSVARLLMADGSFAQHSLTYHRLLLDTLAQVELWRRWLNLPPFSKRFQECCLAASHWFAALVDPCSGDGPNLGSNDGACVYQLHSQPYRDFRPTLQLSSLLFSGQPALAPGPWDEPLHWLALISSSAEGFGALSPQATAASLLVPQPPQAIELFAHGGYGLLRPTSTSWALLRLPVYRFRPAHSDPLHLDLWHQGVNLLRDGGSYAYNAEAADLAYFPGIASHNSVQFDGTEPMPRLGRFLWGDWLQLEVPPQKESGKAAPSITAAYRCPHGRHQRRVQVDSSGLRWTITDHCSAFRDRLVLRWRLCPSNWQLSTKDASAELCSLHAKIRMECNQPFQRLELVEGWESLFYAHKISLPVLELEVAAVPSPVLITTHIALPA, from the coding sequence GTGAGGGTTCTTTCTCAGCTTCGCACCAGTAAGCAGCTGGGTTGGCGCAATTGTGCGGCTGTTTTCGCCCACCGAGTGGCGCTGCGTGCTGGCCTCTACGAGCACCAGTTGCCGCTAATGCCTTGTCCCATCCCTGAGCTGCTCAACGGCCAGCCCCAACCGGCTCCGTTATCCTCCGATTTCTGGCCGGTGACATCCCGCAAACAATGTCTCGCTGTGGCCGATGCCCTGCTGTCGGGCACGGCCACCTGGTTCAGCCATGAGAGCTATGCCGTTGGCTCCCCTCCCGATTGGTTCCTTGACCCCGCCTCTAGCCAGCGCTTTCAGGATGGCGCGCAGCACTGGAGCCGTTGCCGTCCATTCTTCGGCGCCGATATCAAGCGCTGTTGGGAGCTCTCCCGCTGGGGCTGGGCTCCACTCCTGATCCGTGCCTGGCGCTTAAGTGGCGACCAGCGCTACCGCGATGGCTTCAACAGCTGGTGCCAGAGCTGGTGCCAGGTCAACCCCGTGAATGGCGGAAGCAACTGGCTCTGCGGCCAGGAAGCGTCCATTCGCCTGCTCCATGCCCTACAGGCCTGGCAGCTCGCGGATGCCCCAGCCCAGCTGCCTGATTCCAGCTCCCAGCGTGCTGCATTTGCGGCGGCGCATCTACAGCGCATCGCTGCCACCGAGCGCTATGCCCAGGCGCAGGACAACAACCATTGGACTTCAGAATCTGCCGCCTTGTTCATCGGCGGCAGCTGGCTGGCCGCTTCCGCTGGCCCCCATGCTGCCGCCGGCCGTCGCTGGGCCGCTGAAGGACGCCGAGCTCTAGAACGCAGCGTGGCGCGACTGCTAATGGCCGATGGCTCTTTTGCGCAGCACTCGCTCACTTATCACCGCCTGCTGCTCGATACCCTTGCCCAGGTGGAGCTCTGGCGCCGCTGGCTGAATCTGCCGCCCTTCTCGAAGCGCTTTCAGGAGTGCTGCCTTGCGGCGTCTCATTGGTTTGCTGCGCTGGTCGATCCCTGCAGTGGTGATGGTCCCAATCTGGGCAGCAACGACGGGGCCTGTGTCTATCAGCTGCACAGTCAGCCCTACCGCGATTTCCGGCCCACTTTGCAACTTTCCTCGCTGTTGTTTTCAGGTCAGCCAGCCCTGGCGCCGGGCCCTTGGGATGAGCCGCTCCATTGGCTTGCACTGATCAGTTCGTCAGCAGAAGGTTTTGGTGCTTTATCACCGCAAGCAACGGCGGCTTCTTTGCTAGTGCCTCAGCCGCCACAAGCAATTGAGCTCTTTGCCCATGGCGGCTATGGGCTGCTGAGGCCAACCAGCACCAGCTGGGCTTTGCTGCGGCTGCCCGTCTACCGTTTCCGGCCGGCCCATTCTGATCCGCTGCACCTCGATCTCTGGCATCAGGGCGTGAACCTGCTGCGCGATGGCGGCAGCTACGCCTACAACGCCGAAGCCGCTGATCTGGCCTACTTCCCCGGCATAGCTAGCCACAATTCTGTGCAGTTCGATGGCACCGAGCCCATGCCCCGCCTCGGTCGCTTCCTATGGGGCGACTGGCTGCAGCTGGAAGTACCTCCGCAGAAGGAGTCGGGCAAGGCCGCCCCGTCGATCACCGCGGCCTACCGCTGCCCCCATGGCCGCCATCAGCGCAGGGTGCAGGTCGATTCCAGTGGACTGCGCTGGACGATCACCGACCACTGCTCCGCGTTCCGCGATCGCCTAGTGCTGCGCTGGCGTCTCTGCCCCTCTAATTGGCAGCTATCGACTAAAGATGCGTCAGCTGAGCTCTGCAGCCTCCATGCCAAGATCAGGATGGAGTGCAACCAGCCGTTCCAGCGCTTGGAGCTGGTGGAAGGGTGGGAATCTTTGTTCTATGCCCACAAAATATCGCTACCGGTGTTGGAGCTTGAAGTAGCCGCAGTCCCATCACCTGTTTTGATCACAACCCACATCGCCCTGCCGGCATAG
- a CDS encoding sugar transferase has protein sequence MKVLYYHQYFSTPAGPAGTRSYALAHSLVEAGHQVQMVCLQDARTHTGLSGPFTAGCRSGLVDGIEVIEFDLPYSNHAGLLDRALVFLRYSWQSLRLALRSDADLIFATTTPLTAGIPGIAARWLRGIPFVFEVRDLWPELPRAMGVVRNPLVLRALSVLEWCSYHSADACIGLAPGICEGIADRGVAPSLITSIPNACDLVLFHPPSPAQHKRPELIPGVAARSFVAAFTGAHGQANGLDAVLDLAAELRRRGRNDIKLLLIGDGRCKPALKQRVAAENLQNCHFLPLVPKPHLAHLLRQSVHVGLMVLADVPAFYRGTSPNKFFDYLACGLPVVNNYPGWLADLIRSHQLGVPVPPRDPKAFADALIALADDPVQRQTMGENARALAESKFSRVLLAAQWRKVLESTAKRYGRRRIGFVRRTAYRLLKGAADRLAALLALLLLSPLLLVVAVLVRWRLGAPVLFRQQRPGYVERPFELLKFRTMTNARDASGALLTDAERLTPFGRWLRATSIDELPELINILRGEMSFVGPRPLLMQYLPLYSPVQARRHDVKPGFSGWAQINGRNALPWEEKFRLDVWYVDHQSFWLDLRIFLITLWKVIRRDGISAAGEATMAPFTGSAPASEAR, from the coding sequence GTGAAGGTTCTCTACTACCACCAGTACTTCTCAACCCCCGCAGGTCCGGCCGGTACCCGCTCCTATGCCCTGGCCCATTCCCTTGTGGAAGCTGGCCATCAGGTGCAGATGGTCTGCTTGCAGGACGCCCGCACCCACACCGGCCTATCCGGGCCCTTCACCGCAGGGTGCCGGTCTGGTCTGGTGGATGGCATTGAGGTGATCGAGTTCGATCTGCCCTACTCCAACCACGCCGGCTTGCTGGATCGCGCGCTGGTCTTTTTGCGTTACAGCTGGCAGAGCCTGCGGCTCGCTCTGCGCTCCGATGCAGATCTGATCTTCGCCACCACCACTCCGCTCACAGCTGGCATTCCTGGAATCGCCGCCCGCTGGCTGCGCGGGATTCCCTTCGTGTTTGAGGTGCGTGACCTCTGGCCCGAGCTGCCCCGCGCCATGGGTGTGGTGCGCAATCCTCTGGTGCTGCGAGCTCTCTCCGTTCTGGAGTGGTGCAGTTATCACTCGGCAGATGCCTGCATCGGTCTGGCCCCCGGCATCTGTGAGGGCATTGCTGATCGTGGCGTTGCTCCCAGCCTGATCACTTCCATTCCCAATGCCTGCGATTTGGTTCTGTTTCACCCTCCGTCGCCTGCCCAGCACAAGCGGCCCGAGTTGATCCCAGGGGTAGCGGCACGTTCGTTTGTGGCGGCCTTCACCGGGGCCCATGGCCAGGCCAATGGCTTGGATGCTGTGCTCGATCTCGCTGCTGAATTGCGCCGTCGGGGTCGCAACGACATCAAGTTATTGTTAATTGGCGATGGCCGCTGCAAGCCAGCCCTGAAGCAGCGCGTGGCTGCCGAGAATCTGCAGAACTGCCATTTCCTGCCACTTGTCCCCAAGCCCCACCTGGCTCATTTGCTGCGCCAGTCAGTGCATGTGGGCTTGATGGTGCTTGCGGATGTGCCGGCCTTCTATCGCGGCACCTCCCCCAACAAGTTCTTCGACTACCTGGCTTGCGGTTTGCCTGTGGTGAACAACTACCCCGGCTGGCTGGCTGATCTGATTCGCAGCCATCAGCTGGGTGTGCCTGTCCCCCCCCGCGACCCCAAGGCCTTTGCCGATGCCCTGATTGCTCTTGCGGATGATCCGGTGCAGCGCCAGACCATGGGGGAGAACGCCCGCGCTCTGGCGGAATCCAAGTTTTCCCGTGTTCTACTGGCGGCCCAGTGGCGCAAGGTGCTGGAAAGTACGGCTAAGCGCTATGGCCGTCGCCGTATTGGCTTTGTGCGCCGTACCGCCTATCGGTTGCTCAAAGGTGCCGCTGATCGCCTGGCCGCTCTGCTCGCCCTGCTACTGCTTTCTCCGTTGTTGCTGGTGGTAGCTGTTTTGGTGCGCTGGCGTTTGGGAGCACCGGTGCTGTTCCGCCAGCAGCGCCCTGGCTATGTCGAGCGGCCCTTTGAGCTGCTCAAGTTCCGCACGATGACCAACGCCCGCGATGCCTCCGGCGCCCTGCTAACCGATGCCGAGCGGCTCACGCCCTTTGGCCGTTGGTTGCGTGCCACCTCCATTGATGAATTGCCAGAGCTGATCAACATCCTGCGCGGCGAGATGAGCTTTGTTGGGCCGCGTCCGCTGCTGATGCAATACCTGCCCCTTTACTCCCCCGTGCAGGCCCGCCGCCATGATGTGAAGCCTGGTTTCAGTGGCTGGGCTCAGATCAATGGCCGCAATGCCCTCCCGTGGGAGGAAAAGTTCCGCCTGGATGTCTGGTATGTGGATCACCAGAGCTTCTGGCTGGATCTGCGCATTTTCCTCATCACCCTTTGGAAAGTGATACGCCGTGATGGCATCAGCGCTGCTGGTGAAGCCACCATGGCGCCGTTCACAGGATCGGCGCCTGCTTCTGAGGCGCGCTGA
- a CDS encoding acetyltransferase, with product MASLLLLGAGGHARVVAETALSTGRFSSIAFLDDRCSGPAQLPDQLGWPVIGPFSAAHDRQICQQFQAALVAIGNATVRLQWLPRLAAAGYELPVVIHPTAWLSPSAQLGAGSVVFAQAAIQAQAMIGSGAILNTGCSVDHDAQLGDGVHICPGARLAGEVQVGDRSWIGIGASMIQQICIGADVTVGAGASVVRDLPDGVTAVGVPARVLPTA from the coding sequence ATGGCGTCTTTGCTGCTATTGGGTGCAGGTGGTCACGCCCGGGTCGTGGCTGAAACCGCTCTCTCCACCGGACGCTTCAGCAGCATCGCCTTCCTTGATGATCGCTGCAGCGGCCCCGCTCAGCTACCTGATCAACTCGGCTGGCCGGTGATCGGCCCCTTTTCGGCAGCCCACGATCGCCAGATCTGTCAGCAATTCCAAGCAGCGCTGGTGGCCATCGGCAATGCCACCGTGCGTCTGCAGTGGTTGCCACGTCTTGCCGCTGCTGGCTACGAGCTCCCCGTTGTGATTCATCCCACTGCCTGGCTGTCGCCTTCCGCTCAGCTTGGTGCCGGTTCGGTGGTGTTCGCCCAGGCCGCCATCCAGGCCCAGGCCATGATCGGTAGCGGCGCCATCCTCAATACGGGGTGCTCGGTGGATCACGACGCCCAGCTTGGCGATGGCGTGCACATCTGCCCCGGTGCCCGTCTCGCGGGCGAAGTGCAGGTGGGTGATCGCAGTTGGATCGGCATCGGCGCGTCAATGATTCAGCAGATCTGTATCGGCGCTGATGTCACCGTGGGTGCCGGTGCCTCCGTGGTGCGTGATCTGCCCGATGGCGTCACCGCCGTCGGCGTGCCGGCGAGGGTGTTGCCCACCGCCTAA
- a CDS encoding DegT/DnrJ/EryC1/StrS aminotransferase family protein: MTLAPWPQFDADQIDAATRVLASGKVNTWTGQETTAFEQEFAQWCGTAHAIAMANGSLALSAAYLAIGLGPGDELITTPRTFIATASSAVLLGAKPLFADVDAESGAITAATIAPLITPRTKAISVVHLGGWPADMPAILELARAHGIAVIEDCAQAHGARIHGQSVGSFGDVSAWSFCQEKIISTGGEGGIVTTSRADLWDLIWAFKDHGKTHESVFSREHPPGFRWLHERFGSNFRLTELQSAIGRIQLQRLPEWTAARTRNALFLAEALADCSAVRVPLPPEGITHAWYKFYAFVKPDALADGWSRDRILAEIASLGYPALSGSCSEIYLERCFKEAGLAPAERLHVARELGETSLMFLVHPTITSEQMAAYADALRSVVKQACR; the protein is encoded by the coding sequence GTGACTCTCGCCCCCTGGCCCCAGTTCGACGCCGATCAGATCGACGCCGCCACCCGCGTGCTCGCTTCCGGCAAGGTGAACACCTGGACCGGCCAGGAAACCACCGCCTTTGAGCAGGAGTTTGCTCAGTGGTGCGGCACTGCCCATGCCATCGCCATGGCCAATGGCTCCCTGGCCCTCTCGGCCGCCTACCTGGCCATTGGCCTCGGGCCCGGCGATGAGCTGATCACCACGCCGCGCACCTTCATCGCCACCGCCTCCAGCGCCGTGCTGCTCGGCGCCAAGCCGTTGTTCGCCGATGTGGATGCCGAATCCGGCGCCATCACCGCCGCCACGATTGCACCGCTGATCACCCCCCGCACTAAGGCCATCTCCGTGGTGCACCTCGGTGGCTGGCCCGCAGACATGCCCGCGATTCTCGAATTGGCCCGCGCCCACGGCATTGCAGTGATCGAAGACTGCGCCCAGGCCCATGGCGCCCGCATCCACGGCCAGTCCGTGGGCAGCTTCGGCGATGTATCTGCCTGGAGTTTTTGCCAGGAGAAAATTATTTCCACTGGCGGTGAGGGCGGCATCGTGACCACTAGCCGAGCTGATCTCTGGGATCTGATTTGGGCCTTTAAAGACCATGGCAAAACCCATGAGTCGGTCTTCAGCCGCGAGCATCCGCCCGGCTTCCGTTGGCTGCACGAGCGCTTTGGCTCTAATTTCCGCCTCACGGAATTGCAGAGCGCCATTGGCCGAATCCAGCTGCAGCGTCTACCAGAGTGGACCGCCGCCCGTACCCGCAATGCCTTGTTCCTTGCCGAAGCCCTGGCCGATTGCTCCGCGGTGCGTGTGCCCCTGCCGCCCGAGGGAATCACCCATGCCTGGTACAAGTTCTATGCCTTCGTAAAGCCCGATGCGCTTGCCGATGGCTGGAGCCGCGATCGGATCCTTGCCGAGATCGCATCCCTCGGCTACCCCGCCCTTTCTGGCAGCTGCAGCGAGATCTACCTAGAGCGCTGCTTCAAGGAAGCTGGTCTGGCTCCCGCTGAGCGCTTGCATGTGGCCCGTGAGTTGGGCGAAACCAGCTTGATGTTCTTGGTGCATCCCACAATTACTTCTGAGCAGATGGCGGCCTATGCCGATGCTTTGCGTTCGGTGGTGAAGCAAGCGTGTCGATGA